TACGTTCAACAATACAGGCAACATCTCTTGGGCAACCAATTTGACCTACCTGGCCCATGTTGCCAACGCCGGTGGACCGAACGGAACGGATAGCGGCACGGGCTCTGAGCACGTCCATGCGACTTTCACCCTCAACCCCGGCCTCTACTCGTTGGTCTTCGGCGGTAATCCGCCCTATCCCCCTGCTCAAACCGGAACACATTCATTCTCCGCCACCCTCTCCACCGCACCGGTGCCTGTTCCGGCGGCATTGTGGCTGTTCGGAAGCGGAATCATTGGCCTGGCCGGCTTGGCGCGAAGACGGATGAACGGCTGAGAGGCGGTGAGAAAAACGCTCCCGGATCGCCGACTCGTCTGATCCGGAGAAGCGTCGTTCGTGAGTCTCAACCCACCATCGGGCCGAGCTGCCAAAACAACGCAGCCGGCCCGATGGTCATTTTGAAGAAGGTCACAGGAATGGAGAGAAACGGAGGTCAAGTGCCATGATCATCCCGCACAAATTTGCCGCCCTCGCTCTTGCCAGCGCCCTTGCTTTCGCCGGCTTCTCTGGCCCAACTCATGCCGCTGTCATCGACCTGACCCACGTTGATTTCGAATTTGATGGCTCACCCTGGACGCTCGGCTGGAAATTTGCTGTTCATGAACCGGTCTTCGCTCACTCTCTTGGCGTGTATGACTCCGGGCAGGACGGTCTCGCCGACTCCGCCCAGGTGGGCCTGTGGCTGGCGACCGGCGGAGAACCACTGGCCACTGCGATCATCCCGGCTGGAACAGATGCGGCGCTCGATGGCTTTTTCCGCTTTGTCCCGGTGAGTCCGGTCGTCTTGACACCAGGCATTGAATATGTCCTCGGCTCCTCTTCGCCGGGCGAACTGGCGACTTCCTTTTTCGGCGGCAACGGCGTGGTTGACCCTCGGGTGACAGTGATCGAGGCTCGGTATTCTTCTGAGTGGACCGGCTTTGCTTTTCCGGAACTGATCGATTCCACTTCAGCCGGCGGCGCGCTGCTGGGGGCTAATCTCCAGATCACACCGGTGCCGCTCCCAGCCGGGTTGTGGCTCTTTGGCGGTGGCCTAACTGGATTGACTGCCTGGGCTCGACGAAAACATTTAATGGAGAAAACTCCATCACACTAATCATCGTTGTCGGATGGTGACGCACCACCATTGCAACAAAGGAGGGTGCGACTATGGTAGGCAGACTGGTCGTCATTGCATTGGGGGGGCTGATCGTTTTGGTCTCTCCTCCTCATGGTTATGCTCTGAACGGTGATGGCACGATTCCCCGCGTGCCCAATCCTCCACCACCGGCCGATGTGGTTCACTTGCCCGGTGATCTCCGCTCAATCCCGGTGCCAGGTCCCAGCGAGCACGATCTCGCCGAATATGTCAAGGACAAGCAGATGGCGCTCGTGCTGGGCAAGGCGCTGTTTTGGGACATGCAGGTTGGGAGCGATGGGAAGACGGCTTGCGCCACTTGCCACTTTCGCGCCGGCGCCGACCCTCGGTCCAAGAACCAACTGTCACCAGGTCTCAAACGGGTTCCGAAACCAGACTTAACATTCCAACTCGGTGGTCCAAACTATCAACTCACGGAACTTGACTTCCCCTTAACGAGACTGGCCATTCCCGGTCAGCGTGGGGCGCTTGATCCCCTCACCGACCGAAACGATGTCGTGAGTTCCCAAGGAGTCCCCTTCCTGGCACCGGGATCTGATCCGTTAGGTTTCCAAGTCGGCCGATTCAAGACTCGCCGGGTCGAGCCACGCAACACACCGACCGTCATCAATGCCGTGTTCAACCATCGGCAATTTTGGGATGGCCGGGCCGAAAACATTTTTAACGGCGTCAATCACCTGGGCGACCGAGATCCGGAGGCGCGGGTCTTGGCTTCGATCGGCGGTGATCTCGTGCCGGTTCAAGTGCGATTGGTCAATTCCAGCCTGGCCTCCCAGGCGTTGGGGCCCATTCTCAATGAGCTCGAAATGGCCGAGCCGGGCCGCACTGTTCAGGACCTTGCCCGTGACCTACGGAAAGGCAAATTTTCTCGCCGAATCGGCAAGCGGGTGCATACGACGCGCCCGTTGCAATACCAGCTTGTGGCTCCCTCCGACAGTGTGCTCGGCCCTTGGAGCCGCTACCCCAAGCCGGGCCTGCGGATCAACTCCTATGACGATCTGATCCAAGCCGCGTTTCAAGACAAGTATTGGCGCAGTGGGAAACGGATCGTGGTGGCGGACGATGGAACGATCACGATCGTCGATCGCCCAAGCCGAAAACCAAATGATGAATATACCCTGCTCGAATACAACTTTGGCCTGTTCTTCGGCCTCGCCATTCAACTCTATGAATCGACGCTGGTCTCGGATGACTCGCCGTGGGATCGATTCCGGCGACTGCACCCCAATCCATCCGACCCGGCTCTCAATCCGTGGACCAACAAGAACCCTGAATTCATCTCACGTCTGGCCCTCTTCGGCGCCCATCTGTTCAATGACCGAACCCGCGGCCCGCACAACCTGCGCTGCACCAACTGCCACGAGGGACCGGAATTGACCGACGCCTCCGTGCGCCGGATCATGATGGCTCCGAATGGCCCCGTTCGCAACCGAGACGGGAACATCATAGACAAAGGCTTCAATAACATCGGGGTGCGCCCGACCGAAGAGGATCTGGGCGTTGGCGCAAGCGACGAGTACGGCCCCCTCTCCCACAGCAAGCGATTGTTTCCCAACAACCCGCCGGCCTTCTTCGACGGAGCGGCAGTCACCAAAGGCTTCGGCGTGGAGGGAGCCTTTAAGATCCCCTCGCTCCGGAACGTAGCGCTTACGGCTCCATATTTTCACAACGGCGACACCCCTTCGCTGCGAGAAGCCGTGATGGTCTATAGCCGAGGGGGTAACGTGTTTCCGATTCGGCAAACCGATGGAACCTTGATCGAGCCCCTTGGCGTCGCCAACATGACACCGGATGAGGTGGATGCCGTAATAGCCTGGCTTGAATCCCTGACGGACGAACGGGTGCGCATCGCGGCCGCGCCATTTGACCATCCGCAACTGTTCGTGCCGAACGGCCATGTTGGCGACCACCAACGGGTGGTCCCCAGCCTGTTTGGATTTGCCATGGACAACATGATTGAAATCCCCATGACCGGCGCGGAAGGAGGGCCGCCCTTGCCCGGATTTCTCGAAGGAATTTTCGGCCCTCAGTCGAACAAATGGCCGCGATTCCGCTCGCTGGAGTGTTTGCCGACCCTGATGATGCAGGGAAAATGCTCATGAGGTGGTTGAGCATGGATCTGTCATTGCCCGCATCCATTCCATCCAGACGACATTGCAGCGATGTTTGTTCGGTTCTATCCCCATACCGCTCATAGGGGGTGGAATGGTGCTTTTTCCCATGGAGGGACTCCTATGACACCACGTGGACTTATGATTGGCCTTGTGGCCAGTGTTCTGGTACTGAGCAGCGTCGTGTTCTCTCAAGTTGTGATTCAAGTTCCCCACCCGGATGATCCGCCGCCCCCTCCATCGCTCAAAACCATCCCGATCCCGGAACCGGCGAATCTGGGGGAGTTCGTGCGCGATCGGGAAGCGGCGATTCGGCTGGGCAAGGCGCTGTTCTGGGACATGCAGGTCGGCAGTGATGGCGTGACCGCCTGTGGGAGTTGCCACTTTACATCCGGCATGTCAGATAACAGAAGCCGGAACTCCCTGTCTCCTGGTCTCAAACGCATCACGCGGACTGGCCAGCCCAATCCGGATACCACGTTTTATAACAACCTGGGACCAGTCGGTGAAGTGACGTCCACGGACTATCCCTTTTTCCCCCGCAGCAATGACGTCCTGTCGTCTCAGGGTGTTCGTCGCTCCGTGTTCGTCGGTGTGGGGCTGGGACCGGCCGACATCACCAGAGCGGAGCCAGACCCGAACGGCTTCCGAGTCGGGTCGGTCAACACACGCTGTGTTGAGCCCCGCAATACTCCAACCGTCATCAATGCCGTGTTCAATCACCGACAATTTTGGGATGGTCGGGCGGATAACGTATTCAATGGGGTCAATAGCCTGGGAGATCGAGATCCGAACGCCCGTGTCTATCGGGCCGATGACCCAAACAGACCGATCCCCGTTCAAGTCCGACTCGAAGACTCAAGCCTCGCTTCGCAAGCCGTAAGTCCGCCGGTCGATCCCTGTGAAATGTCCGCCGTGGGCCGGACCATGCGGGACATCGGAAAAAAGTTTGCTCGCTGGGCTCCGCCAGGCCAGCCGGTCTTTAATCTCCGGCCGCTGGCCCTCCAACAGGTCCATCCGCAAGACAGTGTGCTCGGTCCCTTGAGCCGCTGGCCGCAGAAAGGGCTTGCCGTGCCCGATTACGCCACCTTGATCCGCCAAGCCTTTCACCGGCAGTGGTGGGACTCACCGAAAATTTTGCGTGTCGCGCCCGATGGGACTACCACAGTCGTCGATCCGCCGGCCAGCGGAGGTCTCCATGCCAATGAGTTTTCGCTGATGCAATACAATTTTGCTCTCTTCTTCGGACTGGCCATCCAACTTTACGAAGCCACCCTCGTAGCGGACGACACGCCGTTTGACCGATTCATGGAGGGCGACTCCACGGCGTTAAGCCCCCAAGCCCAGTTTGGGCTTAACCTCTTCAAGAGCCAATTGCGGGGACAGTGCATCACCTGCCATGAAGGGGCGGAATTGACCGGCGCGTCGGTGCGCCAAGTGAGGGCCAGCCCCATTCGGATTCGCGAAGGCCAAGCCATGGACCGTGGGTTCAATGCAATTGGCGTCCTCCCCACACTCCAAGATTTAGGGTTGGGCGCGCGGGATGAATTGGGCAACTGGTTATCCATGGCCAAACGGCTGATCCCACCTCCGCCAGAACCGATCGTCGTTGACGGGGCGTTCAAAGTCCCGGGGCTGCGCAACGTCGAGCTGACCGCTCCCTATTTCCACAACGGTGGACACCGGACCCTTCGCGATGTCGTCGATTTCTATAGTCGAGGTGGCGACTCCCACACCGGCATGGTCACGCTCGATGGAACGGAAATCGTCACCCTCGAAGTCTTCACGTTCACCGAGGATGAAATGCAAGCCCTGGAAGCCTTTCTCCGCTCCCTCACCGATGAACGGGTCCGGTACAAACGGGCGCCGTTTGACCATCCGCAAATCTTCATTCCCAACGGGGTCGGCCAACCGGTCGGCTTCATGCCCGGCGATCGGTTCGTGGAGATTCCGGCAGTCGGTCGCTATGGTGGAGCGCCGACCCGTCCATTTCTCGAACCGGCAAACGGGGCGAGTTAATCGAGCTCGCGAGTTCGTCGAGTTCAATTGTCAGGCCGCCGCCGGCCTGCCCGGCGGCGGCATCCAAACCAGCCACTCACCCCTCACAAATTCCGTCTCACCTGGTGCATCAGTCGGCACCCATCGCTAGCTCGGATCTTTTCCTCCCTGCTAAAAGGAGACGCTGAATAGGGCCAACAGGCCGAAGCATCATAGAGTCACTTATTCCTAGAGAGGGACCGATCATGCGACAGCGTCTGGCGCAACTGACAATAGGTTTTTCCGTACTCCTGGGTCTCGGTGCGGGCAGCGTGTCGTCTCTCCATGCCGCCACGATCACGCTCGATGGAACGATTCATCGAACCACCGGTGGCACCACCTTCGATATCTGGCGGATCAACATGGTGTCCGCCGGATCCTTCATCGTGGACGTGCTCGCCTATGAAGCCTCGCAGAGCAATACCACGGCGGCCGGCTATGTTGCCACCGACCTTAACGGTGACGGCGAACTCACCTGGCTGGATGCCGATACCTACTTTTACCGTGACACCGGCGGACCGATTCTCGCAGCCGATGCTCTGGTCCGGGCGGATGATATCAACAACAACACACCGGTTTATTACAACGGACTCACTGCAGCGACCAGCCCGGTCACACTGGTGAGTCTCTCGCAAGCTGAAGGCGCGGCGGATGGATCGATTCACTTTCGGCGTGATCCCGCGTTCGTCGTGACGATGCAGCCGGGCCAGTATCTCTATCTGATCGCCGAT
This sequence is a window from Candidatus Nitrospira inopinata. Protein-coding genes within it:
- a CDS encoding VPLPA-CTERM sorting domain-containing protein, which gives rise to MRQRLAQLTIGFSVLLGLGAGSVSSLHAATITLDGTIHRTTGGTTFDIWRINMVSAGSFIVDVLAYEASQSNTTAAGYVATDLNGDGELTWLDADTYFYRDTGGPILAADALVRADDINNNTPVYYNGLTAATSPVTLVSLSQAEGAADGSIHFRRDPAFVVTMQPGQYLYLIADYRLDPTEAQAGINTNDNFSPPTGFVNPITTHADYRLTLRSDDFLFLVSGDTITITPVPLPAAAWLFGSGLAAMIGMARRKIR
- a CDS encoding VPLPA-CTERM sorting domain-containing protein, with product MIIPHKFAALALASALAFAGFSGPTHAAVIDLTHVDFEFDGSPWTLGWKFAVHEPVFAHSLGVYDSGQDGLADSAQVGLWLATGGEPLATAIIPAGTDAALDGFFRFVPVSPVVLTPGIEYVLGSSSPGELATSFFGGNGVVDPRVTVIEARYSSEWTGFAFPELIDSTSAGGALLGANLQITPVPLPAGLWLFGGGLTGLTAWARRKHLMEKTPSH
- a CDS encoding cytochrome-c peroxidase, with amino-acid sequence MFSQVVIQVPHPDDPPPPPSLKTIPIPEPANLGEFVRDREAAIRLGKALFWDMQVGSDGVTACGSCHFTSGMSDNRSRNSLSPGLKRITRTGQPNPDTTFYNNLGPVGEVTSTDYPFFPRSNDVLSSQGVRRSVFVGVGLGPADITRAEPDPNGFRVGSVNTRCVEPRNTPTVINAVFNHRQFWDGRADNVFNGVNSLGDRDPNARVYRADDPNRPIPVQVRLEDSSLASQAVSPPVDPCEMSAVGRTMRDIGKKFARWAPPGQPVFNLRPLALQQVHPQDSVLGPLSRWPQKGLAVPDYATLIRQAFHRQWWDSPKILRVAPDGTTTVVDPPASGGLHANEFSLMQYNFALFFGLAIQLYEATLVADDTPFDRFMEGDSTALSPQAQFGLNLFKSQLRGQCITCHEGAELTGASVRQVRASPIRIREGQAMDRGFNAIGVLPTLQDLGLGARDELGNWLSMAKRLIPPPPEPIVVDGAFKVPGLRNVELTAPYFHNGGHRTLRDVVDFYSRGGDSHTGMVTLDGTEIVTLEVFTFTEDEMQALEAFLRSLTDERVRYKRAPFDHPQIFIPNGVGQPVGFMPGDRFVEIPAVGRYGGAPTRPFLEPANGAS
- a CDS encoding cytochrome-c peroxidase, which gives rise to MVGRLVVIALGGLIVLVSPPHGYALNGDGTIPRVPNPPPPADVVHLPGDLRSIPVPGPSEHDLAEYVKDKQMALVLGKALFWDMQVGSDGKTACATCHFRAGADPRSKNQLSPGLKRVPKPDLTFQLGGPNYQLTELDFPLTRLAIPGQRGALDPLTDRNDVVSSQGVPFLAPGSDPLGFQVGRFKTRRVEPRNTPTVINAVFNHRQFWDGRAENIFNGVNHLGDRDPEARVLASIGGDLVPVQVRLVNSSLASQALGPILNELEMAEPGRTVQDLARDLRKGKFSRRIGKRVHTTRPLQYQLVAPSDSVLGPWSRYPKPGLRINSYDDLIQAAFQDKYWRSGKRIVVADDGTITIVDRPSRKPNDEYTLLEYNFGLFFGLAIQLYESTLVSDDSPWDRFRRLHPNPSDPALNPWTNKNPEFISRLALFGAHLFNDRTRGPHNLRCTNCHEGPELTDASVRRIMMAPNGPVRNRDGNIIDKGFNNIGVRPTEEDLGVGASDEYGPLSHSKRLFPNNPPAFFDGAAVTKGFGVEGAFKIPSLRNVALTAPYFHNGDTPSLREAVMVYSRGGNVFPIRQTDGTLIEPLGVANMTPDEVDAVIAWLESLTDERVRIAAAPFDHPQLFVPNGHVGDHQRVVPSLFGFAMDNMIEIPMTGAEGGPPLPGFLEGIFGPQSNKWPRFRSLECLPTLMMQGKCS